From a single Bacillus gobiensis genomic region:
- a CDS encoding histidinol-phosphatase, producing MAPQEQVKFDLHTHHDRCGHAEGTISDYIESAIDKGLHYIGISDHSPHFYSEDDHLFPGITMPISEFQSYVQEVLELKEKYRDKIHVLLGMESDFFPEHHKFYAEQIEKYPFDYVIGSVHYVNEINIFQKDRWEGVNEEEQIRTKEEYYRLIQASARSGSFQILGHIDAMKGYYPEFSVIPTNLVDETLQVIGENNVAIEVNTSGKMKYCGGWYPSDELLERANFYGVDITFGSDSHVATRIADDFDEVKKKLKQIGFKEMVYFVERERRAVRL from the coding sequence ATGGCACCACAGGAGCAAGTCAAGTTCGATTTACATACTCATCATGATAGGTGTGGACATGCAGAAGGAACGATTTCTGATTACATCGAATCGGCGATTGATAAAGGGCTTCATTATATTGGGATTTCTGATCATTCGCCGCACTTCTACAGTGAAGACGACCATCTCTTTCCCGGAATTACAATGCCAATCAGTGAATTTCAAAGCTACGTTCAAGAGGTTCTCGAGCTGAAGGAGAAGTACAGAGACAAAATCCATGTCCTGCTGGGAATGGAGAGTGATTTTTTTCCTGAGCATCACAAGTTTTATGCAGAGCAGATCGAAAAATATCCGTTCGATTATGTAATTGGATCTGTCCACTATGTAAATGAAATCAATATTTTTCAAAAAGATCGTTGGGAAGGCGTAAACGAAGAAGAACAAATCAGAACAAAGGAAGAGTATTACAGGTTAATTCAGGCCTCTGCCCGGAGCGGATCCTTTCAAATTTTGGGACACATAGATGCTATGAAAGGCTATTATCCAGAGTTTTCTGTTATTCCAACCAACTTGGTGGACGAAACGCTGCAGGTGATTGGTGAGAACAATGTAGCAATCGAGGTCAATACATCCGGAAAAATGAAATATTGCGGCGGCTGGTATCCATCTGATGAGCTTTTGGAACGAGCGAATTTCTACGGAGTCGACATTACATTCGGTTCGGACTCCCATGTCGCTACGCGAATCGCCGACGACTTTGACGAAGTAAAGAAAAAGCTGAAGCAAATCGGTTTTAAAGAAATGGTTTATTTTGTCGAAAGGGAAAGGCGAGCGGTTCGGTTGTGA